From Streptomyces asiaticus, one genomic window encodes:
- a CDS encoding IclR family transcriptional regulator encodes MARNIQSLERAAAMLRLLAGGERRLGLSDIASTLGLAKGTAHGILRTLQQEGFVEQDEASGRYQLGAELLRLGNSYLDVHELRARALVWADDLARSSGESVYLGVLHQQGVLIVHHVFRPDDSRQVLEVGAMHPLHSTALGKVLSAYDPVAHSEVTEVDRKAFTPRTVTGEREFEDVLDLTRARGWGCDVEETWEGVASVAAPIHDRRRLPVGAVGITGAVERVCADGELRSELVAAVRDCARAVSRDLGALRF; translated from the coding sequence ATGGCCCGGAACATCCAGTCGTTGGAGCGCGCCGCCGCGATGCTACGCCTGCTCGCCGGTGGTGAGCGACGTCTGGGACTGTCCGACATCGCCTCCACCCTGGGGCTGGCCAAGGGCACCGCGCACGGCATATTGCGCACCCTCCAGCAGGAGGGCTTCGTGGAGCAGGACGAGGCGTCCGGCCGCTATCAGCTCGGCGCGGAGCTGCTGCGCCTGGGCAACAGCTATCTGGACGTGCACGAGCTGCGCGCCCGCGCCCTGGTGTGGGCCGACGACCTGGCCCGGTCCAGCGGCGAGAGCGTGTACCTGGGCGTGCTGCACCAGCAGGGCGTGCTGATCGTCCACCATGTCTTCCGGCCGGACGACAGCCGCCAGGTGCTGGAAGTCGGCGCGATGCACCCGCTGCACTCCACGGCCCTGGGCAAGGTGCTCTCCGCCTACGACCCGGTCGCGCACAGCGAGGTGACCGAGGTCGACCGCAAGGCGTTCACGCCCCGCACGGTGACCGGGGAGCGCGAGTTCGAGGACGTGCTGGACCTGACCCGGGCGCGCGGCTGGGGCTGCGACGTGGAGGAGACCTGGGAGGGCGTGGCGTCCGTCGCGGCCCCCATCCACGACCGGCGCCGGCTGCCCGTGGGCGCGGTGGGGATAACGGGCGCGGTCGAGCGGGTGTGCGCGGACGGGGAGCTGCGCTCGGAGCTCGTGGCCGCCGTACGGGACTGTGCGCGCGCCGTCTCCCGGGACCTGGGTGCCCTGCGTTTCTGA
- a CDS encoding ABC transporter substrate-binding protein, which yields MTRKSLVLPAVAGLLISTLAACGGTDGSGSDGKTLVLGSTDRIEASKAAPAPLDPALAYDFASWSVLHNAFQTLMRLPRSGTEPIPDAAEKCGFQDRQSEQYRCTLRDGLKFSNGHDLTSKDVKFSLERVLRIDDPNGTKSLLSNVDKIETPSDREIVIHLSQPDATFPSKLTTPAAAILDSEVYKPDALRDGFDMTGSGPYSAKTEVRDNRLTKVVFTKNSHYKGDVQPKAGKVEMRFYDSASTMEKALVKGDIDVVHRGFAPEQIDRLNKGEIKGVRLFESSGQGIRYLVFNTSDPTVKNKAVRQAIAHLVDRQALVRDVYKRTAEPLYSMIPTSISSHINSFHNEYGDPDPDEARRVLNQAGIDTPVKLTLTYTTDHYGPETAGEFKELRKQLNASGLFSVTIKGYPWRDFRPALVKRQFSASGMGWLPDFPDPDSYTAPFLTKDNFLNSPYRNRTIQDELIPKTRQEAQRSLADKDYQSIQNAVASDVPYLPLWQGNTYVAARGNVTGAEYAFDSSTMLQLWELGKGD from the coding sequence ATGACGCGCAAGTCGCTGGTGCTGCCGGCCGTGGCCGGCCTCCTGATCTCCACGCTCGCCGCGTGCGGTGGTACCGACGGCTCGGGCTCGGACGGCAAGACGCTCGTCCTGGGCAGCACGGACCGCATAGAGGCGTCGAAGGCGGCGCCCGCGCCGCTGGACCCCGCCCTGGCCTACGACTTCGCGTCCTGGAGCGTGCTGCACAACGCCTTCCAGACGCTGATGCGGCTGCCCCGCTCCGGAACCGAGCCGATACCCGACGCGGCCGAGAAATGCGGCTTCCAGGACAGACAGAGCGAGCAGTACCGCTGCACGCTGCGCGACGGGCTGAAGTTCTCCAACGGCCACGACCTCACCTCGAAGGACGTCAAGTTCTCCCTCGAGCGGGTGCTGCGCATCGACGACCCCAACGGCACCAAGTCCTTGCTGTCCAACGTGGACAAGATCGAAACACCCAGCGACCGCGAGATCGTCATCCACCTCTCGCAGCCGGACGCGACCTTCCCGTCGAAGCTCACCACCCCGGCCGCCGCGATCCTGGACAGCGAGGTCTACAAGCCCGACGCGCTGCGCGACGGCTTCGATATGACCGGCTCGGGCCCGTACAGCGCCAAGACCGAGGTGCGCGACAACCGGCTGACGAAGGTCGTCTTCACCAAGAACTCCCACTACAAGGGCGATGTCCAGCCGAAGGCCGGCAAGGTGGAGATGCGGTTCTACGACTCCGCGTCGACCATGGAGAAGGCGCTGGTCAAGGGCGATATCGACGTGGTCCACCGCGGCTTCGCGCCCGAGCAGATCGACAGGCTCAACAAGGGCGAGATCAAGGGCGTCCGCCTCTTCGAGTCCTCCGGCCAGGGCATCCGCTACCTGGTCTTCAACACCTCGGACCCAACGGTGAAGAACAAGGCGGTCCGGCAGGCCATCGCCCATCTCGTGGACCGCCAGGCGCTGGTGCGCGATGTGTACAAGCGGACCGCCGAGCCCCTCTACTCGATGATCCCCACCAGCATCTCCTCGCACATCAACTCGTTCCACAACGAGTACGGCGACCCGGATCCCGATGAGGCCCGGCGCGTGCTGAACCAGGCCGGTATCGACACCCCGGTGAAGCTGACGCTGACCTACACCACCGACCACTACGGCCCGGAGACGGCCGGGGAGTTCAAGGAGCTGCGCAAGCAGCTCAACGCCAGCGGACTGTTCTCCGTGACGATCAAGGGCTACCCGTGGCGGGACTTCCGCCCCGCGCTCGTCAAGCGCCAGTTCTCCGCCTCCGGGATGGGCTGGCTCCCCGACTTCCCGGATCCCGACAGCTACACCGCGCCGTTCCTCACCAAGGACAACTTCCTCAACTCGCCCTACCGCAACCGCACCATCCAGGACGAGCTGATCCCCAAGACCCGGCAGGAGGCCCAGCGCAGCCTCGCCGACAAGGACTACCAGTCCATCCAGAACGCCGTCGCCAGCGATGTGCCCTACCTTCCGCTGTGGCAGGGCAACACGTACGTGGCCGCCCGCGGGAACGTGACGGGCGCCGAGTACGCCTTCGACTCCTCGACCATGCTCCAGCTGTGGGAGCTCGGTAAGGGCGACTGA
- a CDS encoding HAD family hydrolase, with amino-acid sequence MTSSIPAVDTRTAEGSALQAVLLDMDGTLVDTEGIWWDAEVSIFAELGHALAEEYRQVVVGGPMSRSAQFLIEATGAEIALAELTGLLNSRFTELIDGSVPMLPGARRLLTELAAHSIPTALVSASHRRVMDRVLRSLGPEHFALTVAGDEVGRTKPHPDPYLFAAAGLAAEPGRCVVIEDTDTGVRAAEAAGCRVVAVPSVVPIEPAAGRTVIGSLEEVDLDFLRTLVTAVH; translated from the coding sequence ATGACCAGCAGCATCCCCGCCGTCGACACTCGTACGGCCGAAGGCTCGGCTCTGCAAGCCGTTCTGCTCGACATGGACGGCACCCTGGTCGACACCGAGGGCATCTGGTGGGACGCGGAGGTCTCCATCTTCGCCGAGCTCGGGCACGCCCTCGCCGAGGAGTACCGCCAGGTCGTGGTGGGCGGTCCGATGTCGCGCAGCGCCCAGTTCCTGATCGAGGCCACCGGCGCCGAGATCGCCCTCGCCGAGCTCACCGGCCTGCTCAACAGCCGCTTCACCGAGCTGATCGACGGCAGTGTGCCGATGCTGCCCGGAGCCCGCCGGCTGCTCACCGAGCTGGCCGCGCACTCCATCCCCACCGCCCTGGTCTCCGCCTCCCACCGGCGGGTGATGGACCGCGTCCTGCGCTCGCTCGGCCCGGAGCACTTCGCCCTGACGGTGGCGGGCGACGAGGTCGGGCGGACCAAGCCGCATCCGGACCCCTATCTGTTCGCCGCGGCCGGGCTGGCCGCCGAGCCGGGGCGGTGCGTGGTCATCGAGGACACCGACACGGGCGTACGGGCCGCGGAGGCGGCCGGGTGCCGGGTGGTCGCGGTGCCGTCCGTGGTGCCGATCGAGCCCGCGGCGGGGCGTACGGTCATCGGCTCGCTCGAAGAAGTCGATCTCGATTTTCTGCGCACTCTGGTCACGGCGGTGCACTGA
- a CDS encoding MIP/aquaporin family protein yields MSSSDIFIGETIGTAVLILLGCGVVAGVVLKQSKAFEAGWVAITLGWGFAVLTGAYISAPLSGAHLNPAVTVGLAIEGGVEWSKVPIYFLGQMLGAVIGASLVWLAYLGHFHAHLTDREIVGGPGAQDTVAADKQQASGAGPVLGVFSTGPEIRNVGQNLATEIIATAVLVLAILTQGLNGDGKGLGVIGVMITAFVVVGIGLSLGGPTGYAINPARDLGPRIAHALLPLPNKGGSDWGYAWIPVVGPLIGGAIAGGIYEIAFA; encoded by the coding sequence GTGTCCAGCTCCGACATCTTCATCGGCGAGACCATCGGTACCGCCGTTCTCATTCTGCTCGGCTGCGGTGTCGTCGCCGGCGTTGTGCTGAAGCAATCCAAGGCGTTCGAGGCCGGGTGGGTCGCCATCACCCTCGGGTGGGGCTTCGCCGTGCTCACCGGCGCCTATATCTCCGCACCGCTCTCGGGCGCGCATCTCAACCCGGCGGTGACGGTCGGCCTCGCCATCGAGGGCGGCGTCGAGTGGAGCAAGGTGCCCATCTACTTCCTCGGGCAGATGCTCGGCGCGGTGATCGGCGCCTCGCTGGTGTGGCTCGCCTACCTCGGCCACTTCCACGCCCATCTCACCGACCGCGAGATCGTCGGCGGCCCGGGCGCCCAGGACACGGTGGCGGCGGACAAGCAGCAGGCCAGCGGCGCCGGCCCGGTGCTGGGCGTCTTCTCCACCGGCCCGGAGATCCGGAACGTCGGTCAGAACCTCGCCACCGAGATCATCGCCACGGCCGTGCTGGTGCTCGCCATCCTCACCCAGGGGCTCAACGGCGACGGCAAGGGCCTCGGCGTCATCGGCGTCATGATCACCGCGTTCGTGGTGGTCGGCATCGGCCTCTCGCTCGGCGGCCCGACCGGTTACGCCATCAACCCGGCGCGTGACCTCGGCCCCCGGATCGCCCACGCCCTCCTGCCGCTGCCCAACAAGGGCGGCTCGGACTGGGGCTATGCCTGGATCCCCGTCGTCGGCCCGCTCATCGGCGGCGCCATCGCGGGCGGGATCTACGAGATCGCCTTCGCCTAG
- the glpK gene encoding glycerol kinase GlpK, with the protein MTDTHTTSASSHGQGPFIAAIDQGTTSSRCIVFDRDGRIVSVDQKEHEQIFPKPGWVEHNATEIWENVKEVVAGAITKAEITAVDVKAIGITNQRETTLLWDRKTGEPVHNAIVWQDTRTDALCRELGRNVGQDRFRRETGLPLASYFAGPKIRWLLDNVEGLRERAETGDILFGTMDSWVIWNLTGGVNGGVHVTDVTNASRTLLMNLHTLDWDEKILASMDIPAAVLPRIRSSAEIYGHTAEGVLAGVPVASALGDQQAALFGQTCYSEGEAKSTYGTGTFLLMNTGEKPVNSYNGLLTTVGYRIGDEKPVYALEGSIAVTGSLVQWMRDQMGLINSAAEIETLASSVEDNGGAYFVPAFSGLFAPYWRSDARGVIAGLTRYVTKAHIARAVLEATAWQTREIVDAMTKDSEVELTSLKVDGGMTSNNLLMQTLSDALDAPVVRPMVAETTCLGAAYAAGLAVGFWPDTDALRANWRRAAEWTPRMDADVRDREYKSWLKAVQRTMGWIEDEE; encoded by the coding sequence ATGACCGACACCCACACCACCAGCGCCTCGTCCCACGGCCAGGGACCGTTCATCGCGGCCATCGACCAGGGCACCACCTCCAGCCGCTGCATCGTCTTCGACCGGGACGGCCGCATCGTCTCGGTCGACCAGAAGGAGCACGAGCAGATCTTCCCCAAGCCCGGCTGGGTGGAGCACAACGCCACCGAGATCTGGGAGAACGTCAAGGAGGTGGTCGCCGGCGCCATCACCAAGGCCGAGATCACCGCCGTCGACGTCAAGGCGATCGGCATCACCAACCAGCGCGAGACCACCCTGCTGTGGGACCGCAAGACCGGTGAGCCGGTGCACAACGCCATCGTCTGGCAGGACACCCGCACCGACGCCCTCTGTCGCGAGCTCGGCCGCAACGTCGGCCAGGACCGCTTCCGCCGCGAGACCGGCCTCCCGCTGGCCTCCTACTTCGCCGGTCCCAAGATCCGCTGGCTGCTCGACAACGTCGAGGGGCTCCGCGAGCGGGCCGAGACGGGCGACATCCTCTTCGGCACCATGGACTCCTGGGTCATCTGGAACCTGACCGGCGGGGTCAACGGCGGCGTGCACGTCACCGACGTCACCAACGCCTCCCGCACCCTCCTGATGAACCTGCACACCCTGGACTGGGACGAGAAGATCCTGGCCTCGATGGACATCCCGGCCGCCGTGCTGCCGCGGATACGCTCCTCCGCCGAGATCTACGGGCACACGGCCGAGGGCGTCCTGGCGGGCGTGCCGGTCGCCTCCGCGCTCGGCGACCAGCAGGCGGCCCTGTTCGGCCAGACCTGCTACTCCGAGGGCGAGGCCAAGTCCACCTACGGCACCGGCACCTTCCTGCTGATGAACACCGGCGAGAAGCCGGTCAACTCCTACAACGGGCTGCTGACCACCGTCGGCTACCGGATCGGCGACGAGAAGCCGGTCTACGCCCTGGAGGGCTCGATCGCGGTCACCGGTTCGCTGGTGCAGTGGATGCGGGACCAGATGGGCCTGATCAACAGCGCCGCCGAGATCGAGACGCTCGCGAGCTCGGTCGAGGACAACGGCGGCGCGTACTTCGTACCCGCCTTCTCGGGCCTGTTCGCCCCGTACTGGCGGTCCGACGCGCGCGGTGTGATCGCGGGCCTGACCCGCTACGTCACCAAGGCGCACATCGCCCGCGCCGTGCTCGAGGCCACCGCCTGGCAGACCCGCGAGATCGTCGACGCGATGACCAAGGACTCCGAGGTCGAGCTCACCTCGCTCAAGGTCGACGGCGGTATGACCTCCAACAACCTCCTGATGCAGACCCTCTCGGACGCCCTGGACGCACCCGTGGTGCGCCCGATGGTCGCCGAGACCACCTGCCTCGGCGCCGCCTACGCCGCCGGTCTCGCCGTCGGCTTCTGGCCGGACACCGACGCCCTGCGCGCGAACTGGCGCCGGGCGGCCGAATGGACCCCCCGAATGGACGCGGACGTCCGCGACCGCGAGTACAAGAGCTGGCTCAAGGCCGTGCAGCGGACCATGGGCTGGATCGAAGACGAGGAGTAA
- the metH gene encoding methionine synthase, producing the protein MASHTPSPTSAARADALREALATRVVVADGAMGTMLQAQEPSLDDFQQLEGCNEILNITRPDIVRSVHEEYYAAGVDCVETNTFGANHAALGEYDIAHRVHELSEAGARIAREVADEFGADGRQRWVLGSMGPGTKLPTLGHAPYTVLRDAYQANAEGMIAGGADALLVETTQDLLQTKASIIGARRALDATGANLPVICSVTVETTGTMLLGSEIGAALTALEPLGIDMIGLNCATGPAEMSEHLRHLARHSRIPLSCMPNAGLPVLGKDGAHYPLTPGELADAQETFVREYGLSLVGGCCGTTPEHLRQVVERVRELTPTERTPRPEPGAASLYQTVPFRQDTSYLAIGERTNANGSKKFREAMLEARWDDCVEMAREQIREGAHLLDLCVDYVGRDGVADMEELAGRFATASTLPIVLDSTEVDVIRAGLEKLGGRAVINSVNYEDGDGPESRFAKVTRLAQEHGAALIALTIDEEGQARTPEKKVEIAERLIADLTGNWGILESDILIDTLTFTICTGQEESRKDGIATIEAIRELKRRHPDVQTTLGLSNISFGLNPAARIVLNSVFLDECVKAGLDSAIVHASKILPIARFEEEQVKTALDLIYDRRAEGYDPLQKLMGLFEGATAKSLKAGKAEELAALPLEERLKHRIIDGERNGLEADLDEALQERPALDIVNETLLEGMKVVGELFGSGQMQLPFVLQSAEVMKTAVAHLEPHMEKSDDEGKGTIVLATVRGDVHDIGKNLVDIILSNNGYNVVNLGIKQPVSAILEAAQEHRADVIGMSGLLVKSTVIMKENLEELNQRKLAADYPVILGGAALTRAYVEQDLHEIYEGEVRYARDAFEGLRLMDALIAVKRGVPGATLPELRQRRVPKRDVSVTEPEPEGPSRSDVATDNPVPTPPFWGTRVVKGIQQADYASWLDEGALFKGQWGLKEARTGDGPSYRELVESEGRPRLRGWLDKLHTENLLEAAVVYGYFPCVSKGDDLVLLNEDGSERTRFTFPRQRRGRRLCLADFFRPEESGETDVVGLQVVTVGSKIGEATAELFAADSYRDYLELHGLSVQLAEALAEYWHARVRAELGFSGEDPSEMEEMFALKYRGARFSLGYGACPDLEDRAKIADLLGPERIGVKLSEEFQLHPEQSTDAIVIHHPEAKYFNAR; encoded by the coding sequence ATGGCCTCTCATACGCCATCGCCCACATCCGCCGCCCGAGCCGACGCGCTCCGCGAAGCGCTGGCCACCCGAGTAGTGGTCGCCGACGGCGCGATGGGGACGATGCTTCAGGCGCAGGAGCCCAGTCTCGACGACTTCCAGCAGCTCGAGGGCTGCAACGAGATCCTCAACATCACCCGCCCGGACATCGTCCGCTCGGTCCACGAGGAGTACTACGCCGCCGGCGTGGACTGCGTCGAGACCAACACCTTCGGCGCCAACCACGCGGCGCTCGGTGAGTACGACATCGCCCACCGCGTCCACGAGCTCTCCGAGGCCGGCGCCCGGATCGCCCGTGAGGTCGCCGACGAGTTCGGCGCCGACGGGCGCCAGCGCTGGGTGCTGGGCTCCATGGGCCCCGGCACCAAGCTGCCCACCCTCGGCCACGCCCCCTACACCGTCCTCCGCGACGCCTACCAGGCCAATGCCGAAGGCATGATCGCCGGTGGGGCGGACGCCCTCCTGGTGGAGACCACCCAGGACCTGCTCCAGACCAAGGCCTCGATCATCGGCGCCCGCCGCGCCCTCGACGCCACCGGCGCCAACCTCCCGGTGATCTGCTCGGTCACCGTCGAGACCACCGGCACCATGCTGCTCGGCTCCGAGATCGGCGCGGCGCTCACCGCCCTCGAGCCGCTCGGCATCGACATGATCGGCCTCAACTGCGCCACCGGCCCCGCCGAGATGAGCGAGCACCTGCGCCATCTCGCCCGCCACTCCCGGATCCCGCTGTCCTGCATGCCCAACGCCGGCCTCCCGGTGCTGGGCAAGGACGGTGCCCACTACCCCCTCACCCCCGGCGAGCTGGCCGACGCCCAGGAGACCTTCGTCCGCGAGTACGGGCTCTCCCTGGTCGGCGGCTGCTGCGGCACCACGCCCGAGCATCTGCGCCAGGTCGTCGAGCGGGTCCGCGAGCTGACCCCCACCGAGCGCACCCCGCGCCCCGAGCCCGGCGCCGCCTCGCTCTACCAGACCGTGCCGTTCCGCCAGGACACCTCGTACCTGGCGATCGGCGAGCGCACCAACGCCAACGGCTCCAAGAAGTTCCGCGAGGCCATGCTGGAGGCCCGCTGGGACGACTGCGTGGAGATGGCCCGCGAGCAGATCCGCGAGGGCGCCCATCTGCTCGACCTGTGCGTGGACTACGTCGGCCGGGACGGCGTCGCGGACATGGAGGAGCTGGCCGGGCGGTTCGCCACCGCCTCCACCCTCCCCATCGTCCTGGACTCCACCGAGGTCGACGTCATCCGGGCCGGGCTGGAGAAGCTCGGCGGACGCGCGGTCATCAACTCCGTCAACTACGAGGACGGGGACGGCCCCGAGTCGCGGTTCGCGAAGGTCACCCGGCTGGCCCAGGAGCACGGCGCCGCCCTCATCGCGCTGACCATCGACGAGGAGGGCCAGGCCCGCACGCCGGAGAAGAAGGTGGAGATCGCCGAGCGGCTGATCGCCGACCTGACCGGCAACTGGGGCATCCTCGAGTCGGACATCCTCATCGACACCCTGACCTTCACCATCTGCACCGGTCAGGAGGAGTCCCGTAAGGACGGCATCGCCACCATCGAGGCGATCCGCGAGCTCAAGCGGCGCCACCCGGACGTCCAGACCACGCTGGGTCTGTCCAACATCTCCTTCGGTCTCAACCCGGCCGCCCGCATCGTGCTCAACTCCGTCTTCCTCGACGAGTGCGTCAAGGCGGGCCTGGACTCGGCCATCGTGCACGCCTCCAAGATCCTGCCGATCGCGCGGTTCGAGGAGGAGCAGGTCAAGACCGCCCTGGACCTGATCTACGACCGCCGCGCCGAGGGCTATGACCCGCTCCAGAAGCTGATGGGGCTCTTCGAGGGCGCCACCGCCAAGTCCCTCAAGGCGGGCAAGGCCGAGGAGCTGGCCGCGCTGCCCCTGGAGGAGCGCCTCAAGCACCGCATCATCGACGGCGAGCGCAACGGCCTGGAGGCCGACCTCGACGAGGCCCTCCAGGAGCGCCCCGCCCTCGACATCGTCAACGAGACGCTGCTGGAGGGCATGAAGGTGGTCGGCGAGCTGTTCGGCTCCGGCCAGATGCAGCTGCCGTTCGTCCTCCAGTCCGCCGAGGTCATGAAGACCGCGGTCGCCCATCTGGAACCGCACATGGAGAAGTCGGACGACGAGGGCAAGGGCACCATCGTGCTGGCCACCGTCCGCGGCGACGTCCATGACATCGGTAAGAACCTCGTGGACATCATCCTGTCCAACAACGGCTACAACGTGGTCAACCTGGGCATCAAGCAGCCGGTCTCCGCGATCCTGGAGGCCGCCCAGGAACACCGCGCCGACGTCATCGGCATGTCCGGCCTCCTGGTCAAATCCACCGTGATCATGAAGGAGAACCTGGAGGAGCTCAACCAGCGCAAGCTGGCCGCCGACTACCCCGTCATCCTCGGCGGCGCCGCGCTCACCCGGGCCTATGTCGAGCAGGATCTGCACGAGATCTACGAGGGCGAGGTGCGCTACGCCCGCGACGCCTTCGAGGGGCTGCGGCTCATGGACGCCCTGATCGCCGTCAAGCGCGGGGTGCCCGGCGCCACGCTCCCCGAGCTCCGGCAGCGCCGGGTGCCCAAGCGGGACGTGTCCGTGACCGAGCCGGAGCCGGAGGGCCCGTCCCGGTCCGACGTGGCCACCGACAACCCCGTGCCCACCCCGCCCTTCTGGGGCACCCGCGTGGTCAAGGGCATCCAGCAGGCCGACTACGCCTCCTGGCTGGACGAGGGCGCGCTGTTCAAGGGCCAGTGGGGGCTCAAGGAGGCCCGTACCGGCGACGGGCCGAGCTACCGGGAGCTGGTGGAGTCCGAGGGCCGTCCGCGGCTGCGCGGCTGGCTCGACAAGCTGCACACCGAGAACCTGCTGGAGGCGGCCGTCGTCTACGGCTACTTCCCGTGCGTCTCCAAGGGCGACGACCTGGTCCTGCTGAACGAGGACGGCAGCGAGCGCACCCGCTTCACCTTCCCGCGCCAGCGCCGCGGCCGCAGGCTGTGCCTGGCCGACTTCTTCCGCCCGGAGGAGTCCGGCGAGACCGACGTGGTCGGCCTCCAGGTGGTCACCGTCGGCTCGAAGATCGGCGAGGCCACCGCCGAGCTGTTCGCCGCCGACTCCTACCGCGACTACCTGGAGCTGCACGGGTTGTCCGTCCAGCTGGCGGAGGCGCTGGCCGAGTACTGGCACGCCCGGGTCCGCGCCGAGCTGGGCTTCTCCGGTGAGGACCCGAGCGAGATGGAGGAGATGTTCGCGCTGAAGTACCGCGGCGCGCGCTTCTCGCTGGGCTACGGCGCCTGCCCCGACCTGGAGGACCGCGCGAAGATCGCCGATCTGCTGGGGCCGGAGCGGATCGGGGTGAAGCTCTCGGAGGAGTTCCAGCTCCACCCCGAGCAGTCCACGGACGCCATCGTGATCCACCACCCGGAGGCGAAGTACTTCAACGCGCGGTAG
- a CDS encoding ABC transporter substrate-binding protein yields MRKRDQWLAAPLGAGLAAALLTGCGSEDGDAAGTGEHVVMGMSDEVLATDPASGYDPGSWLLFNNVFQSLLSFPKGSTTPQPEAAEKCSFKDSTSRVYSCTLKNGLKFTDGHPLTSEDVKYSFERTKRINDPNGPALMLTSIGSIDTPDKRTVVFHLKDSDATFPQKIASGAGSIVDHEEYPADKLRTDHKAVGSGVYKLNSFTKDKADFSVNGDYQGPAKPKNSGLTLKFFHGAQAPLKSAVQKGDVDLAYRGLAMRDLADLQAQSLGGGKSLNVVEGTGAEVQHLVFNMKDPVAGKLGVRKAMAYLIDRSTLVRDVYKRTAEPLYSVVPAGITGHNTAFYDKYGDRPQPEKAKQALREEGISGKVKLTLWGTPIRYGPGTVPGLRRIAEQLNASGLFDVDVKSADVATYEKGVADGKYGVYVKGWVPDYPDPDNFVAPFFGAGNVLANHYTSPRLTAQLIPATAEQPSREATVGDFQRIQDIIADEVPMLPLWQGKQYAVAQDDITGLQWTLDSSTVFRFWEIGKSSDS; encoded by the coding sequence TTGAGGAAACGTGATCAGTGGCTGGCAGCGCCCCTCGGGGCGGGACTGGCCGCCGCGCTGCTCACCGGCTGCGGCAGTGAGGACGGGGACGCGGCGGGCACCGGCGAGCACGTGGTCATGGGGATGTCGGACGAGGTGCTCGCCACCGACCCGGCGTCGGGCTACGACCCCGGCTCCTGGCTGCTGTTCAACAACGTCTTCCAGTCGCTGCTGAGCTTCCCGAAGGGCAGCACCACCCCGCAGCCGGAAGCGGCGGAGAAGTGCTCCTTCAAGGACAGCACCAGCCGGGTCTACTCCTGCACGCTGAAGAACGGCCTGAAGTTCACCGACGGCCATCCGCTCACCTCCGAGGACGTCAAGTACTCCTTCGAGCGCACCAAGCGGATCAATGACCCCAACGGCCCGGCGCTGATGCTCACCTCCATCGGGAGCATCGACACCCCGGACAAGCGGACCGTCGTCTTCCATCTGAAGGACTCCGACGCGACCTTCCCGCAGAAGATCGCCTCCGGTGCCGGATCCATCGTGGACCACGAGGAGTACCCGGCCGACAAGCTGCGCACGGACCACAAGGCGGTCGGCTCCGGCGTCTACAAGCTGAACTCCTTCACCAAGGACAAGGCGGACTTCTCCGTCAACGGCGACTACCAGGGGCCCGCCAAGCCGAAGAACTCCGGGCTGACCCTGAAGTTCTTCCACGGCGCGCAGGCGCCGCTGAAGTCCGCCGTGCAGAAGGGCGATGTGGACCTCGCCTACCGCGGGCTGGCCATGCGCGACCTCGCCGACCTCCAGGCGCAGAGCCTCGGCGGCGGCAAGAGCCTGAACGTGGTCGAGGGCACTGGTGCCGAGGTCCAGCACCTGGTCTTCAACATGAAGGACCCGGTGGCGGGCAAGCTCGGGGTGCGCAAGGCCATGGCGTACCTCATCGACCGCTCCACCCTGGTGCGGGACGTCTACAAGCGCACCGCCGAGCCGCTGTACTCGGTGGTCCCGGCCGGTATCACCGGCCACAACACCGCCTTCTACGACAAGTACGGCGACCGCCCGCAGCCCGAGAAGGCCAAGCAGGCGCTGCGGGAGGAGGGGATCTCCGGCAAGGTCAAGCTGACCCTGTGGGGCACCCCGATCCGCTACGGCCCCGGCACCGTCCCGGGGCTGCGCCGGATCGCCGAGCAGCTCAACGCCAGCGGGCTGTTCGACGTCGATGTGAAGAGCGCGGACGTCGCCACGTACGAGAAGGGCGTGGCCGACGGGAAGTACGGCGTCTATGTGAAGGGCTGGGTGCCCGACTACCCGGACCCGGACAACTTCGTCGCCCCGTTCTTCGGCGCCGGCAATGTCCTGGCCAACCACTACACCTCGCCGCGGCTGACCGCGCAGCTCATCCCCGCCACCGCCGAGCAGCCAAGCCGCGAGGCCACGGTCGGCGACTTCCAGCGGATCCAGGACATCATCGCGGACGAGGTGCCGATGCTCCCGCTGTGGCAGGGCAAGCAGTACGCGGTGGCCCAGGACGACATCACCGGGCTCCAGTGGACCCTCGACTCCTCGACGGTCTTCCGCTTCTGGGAGATCGGCAAGTCGTCCGACAGCTGA